The proteins below are encoded in one region of Apostichopus japonicus isolate 1M-3 chromosome 22, ASM3797524v1, whole genome shotgun sequence:
- the LOC139963788 gene encoding uncharacterized protein produces MEFDFNINQLIRNVISVFDRTLQPHHNVGDNTSKQNLEVVIDAMGKASAKAQGLGGAITTAYKMRYSDHRLYVMKESHSNSGRGSVVGILKVGRKVLFVLDHHSNQVEMKPMCILDFYVHESCQRRGYGKQLFQHMLNAESIEPQHFAIDRPSKKFTSFLMKHYRLRATIPQVNNFVIFEGFFKNQPDSSFPRRRSANKPPLPPSTMVVAQSGYRNASTSALWTHKTHSRPSSGDLSNPDNPLNFDKSALRGVRPRSGSLPSARSPLASQGGSPYDLDLTATGLNYSRHHRSATPPSRPGSGKSVNVISPITGNITSVTSSSPITTTANISSRRIITPTGTPPTGIHLSRQDHVVDKLYNGTINQVPHVVPSGNTSAQSLLTADSTRRPNPTAATNGEPNQEGTPPSFITKEGNYCVTSHAARQMPTSWNVLGVPPHSQRHQANQSSSPLYRNSNYRTNRFF; encoded by the exons ATGGAATTTGACTTTAATATTAATCAGCTGATTCGGAACGTGATTTCGGTTTTTGATAGGACACTGCAACCGCATCATAATGTTGG GGACAATACCTCAAAGCAAAATTTGGAGGTAGTCATCGATGCGATGGGAAAAGCGTCCGCCAAG GCACAAGGTCTTGGTGGTGCCATCACTACAGCATACAAAATGAGATATTCAGATCATCGCTTGTACGTCATGAAGGAATCTCACTCTAATAG CGGTAGAGGATCAGTAGTTGGCATCCTTAAAGTTGGTCGTAAAGTACTGTTTGTTTTGgatcaccatagcaaccaagtGGAGATGAAGCCGATGTGTATCCTTGATTTTTACGTCCATGAATCATGTCAGAGACGGGGCTACGGGAAACAGTTATTTCAACACATGCTCAAT GCCGAGAGTATAGAACCACAGCACTTTGCCATTGATAGGCCTTCTAAAAAGTTCACATCATTTCTGATGAAACATTACAGACTCAGGGCAACCATTCCTCAG GTAAACAATTTTGTAATCTTTGAAGGGTTTTTTAAGAATCAACCAGACAGCAGCTTCCCTAGGAGACGCTCAGCAAATAAACCCCCTCTTCCTCCTTCTACGATGG TAGTTGCACAGTCTGGGTACAGAAATGCTTCCACTTCTGCTCTGTGGACTCACAAGACACACAGTCGGCCGTCATCGGGGGACCTATCTAATCCAGACAACCCTCTCAATTTTGACAAGTCTGCTCTGAGAGGAGTTCGGCCTCGCTCAGGTAGCCTCCCATCTGCCAGAAGTCCTCTCGCCTCCCAAGGTGGATCTCCATATGACTTGGA TTTGACAGCTACAGGTTTAAACTACAGTAGACATCACAGGTCGGCTACTCCTCCTTCAAGACCGGGGAGTGGCAAAAGTGTGAACGTTATCTCACCGATCACGGGCAATATTACATCAG TTACCAGTTCCTCACCAATTACAACCACAGCGAATATCTCATCCCGTAGAATTATAACACCCACAGGGACCCCACCCACCGGAATTCATCTGTCTCGACAAGACCACGTtgtggataaattatacaatggaACCATTAACCAGGTACCTCATGTGGTACCGTCAGGGAACACGAG TGCACAGTCACTGCTGACTGCAGACTCCACCAGGAGACCAaatcccaccgctgccaccaaTGGTGAACCCAACCAAGAAGGCACACCACCGTCATTCATTACCAAAGAGGGCAACTACTGTGTCACATCACATGCCGCTAGACAAATGCCCACCTCTTGGAATGTGTTGGGGGTGCCACCACACTCCCAGAGGCACCAGGCAAATCAGTCTTCCAGTCCTCTGTACAGAAATTCAAACTACCGTACGAACCGTTTCTTTTGA
- the LOC139963789 gene encoding surfeit locus protein 2-like codes for MDKVSSRLDDLMLQFPSLSFTEDGKKIKCDLTGHEMPPKVEVLQVYVAGKKFLKLHERQKYKFSQHQPHLVNREDKHHKNHLYCNLTHRFVNKLPEHVERHVKGRRYQTELKRYKECISDGTEYKSRRQPQKLIEESMAATEATDQEQLGIDFIPSDSEEDEGNNRSDESLTDLYPEGDFPAADEVPAGGSEDNCSTNESEKGQDKTNKIQKASTKKVMPRVNSSKSKMMRKRKFPSALHQTKGIKQPDKVTKRSKQHRQIQKK; via the exons ATGGACAAAGTTTCATCGAGACTAGACGATTTGATGTTGCAGTTTCCTTCCTTATCATTTACAGAAGATGGAAAAAAG ATCAAGTGCGATCTCACAGGACATGAGATGCCCCCCAAAGTGGAAGTGTTACAAGTCTATGTAGCTGGAAAAAAGTTTCTGAAACTACATGAACGGCAGAAGTATAAGTTTTCACAACATCAGCCACATCTCGTGAATCGTGAAGACAAAcatcataa aAACCACCTGTACTGTAATTTAACTCACCGCTTTGTAAACAAATTACCAGAACATGTTGAGAGGCATGTGAAGGGAAGACGATATCAGACAGAGTTGAAAAGAT ACAAAGAGTGCATCAGCGATGGAACAGAATACAAGTCAAGGAGACAACCACAGAAACTAATAGAGGAATCAATGGCGGCCACAGAGGCAACTGACCAAGAACAACTTGGGATTGACTTCATTCCAAGTGACAGTGAAGAGGATGAAGGCAATAATCGATCAGATGAGAGCCTGACAGATTTATATCCTG AGGGGGATTTCCCAGCGGCTGATGAGGTCCCAGCTGGTGGTAGTGAGGACAACTGTAGTACCAATGAGTCTGAAAAAGGTCAAGACAAAACTAACAAAATTCAGAAAGCATCTACAAAAAAG GTAATGCCCAGGGTCAACAGTTCCAAGTCGAAAATGATGAGGAAGAGAAAGTTTCCGTCTGCACTCCATCAGACGAAAGGAATAAAGCAACCTGACAAAGTGACCAAGCGGAGTAAACAGCATCGGCAGATACAGAAGAAGTGA